From Parasteatoda tepidariorum isolate YZ-2023 chromosome 1, CAS_Ptep_4.0, whole genome shotgun sequence, one genomic window encodes:
- the LOC107448245 gene encoding uncharacterized protein, protein MMQCLLRERFWIIRARKAIKNVLFNCITCKRFKVKALSSEPTPLPPDRVTDSAPFEIVGIDLAGPLFLKNGEKVWIALFTCAVYRAIHLELVNSLSSDAFLLALRRFIARRGRPRTIYSDNGTNFRGASNDLSKLNWTKILKETDKILWKFIPPTAAWWGGWWERLVRTVKELLKRTLGKSVLSYEELYTLTCDCESIINCRPLTYVSEDPQELIPLTPAMFLIENRSSNVEDIDELNSLSLNKRIKYRSKLLKDLRQRFRKEYLGQLVQKHNEKRSREPCVGEIVLIGDDNKKRLFWPLAKIIELIPGRDGKIRTVKLKTQNGSILRPIQRIFPLEIQADEMSITVDKKHGVEESNSGAECKIKGGSAPDETIMQRYTSSGRCVRSPKRLDLFNNVFYELETLSESQRGEDVVK, encoded by the coding sequence ATGATGCAATGCTTGTTAAGAGAAAGATTTTGGATAATTAGGGCTAGGAAAgctattaaaaatgtcttattcAATTGTATTACTTGCAAACGATTTAAGGTCAAGGCTTTGTCGAGCGAACCAACACCTCTGCCACCAGACCGAGTTACGGATAGTGCACCTTTCGAAATTGTTGGAATTGATTTGGCTGGgcctttgtttttaaaaaatggagaaaaggtGTGGATCGCATTGTTCACTTGCGCGGTGTACCGTGCCATTCACCTAGAACTAGTTAATTCCCTCTCTTCAGATGCTTTTCTCCTGGCACTTCGTCGGTTTATCGCCAGACGCGGTCGACCTAGAACGATTTATAGCGATAATGGTACTAATTTTCGGGGTGCATCTAATgatctttcaaaactaaattggactaaaattttaaaagagactGACAAAATTCTTTGGAAATTCATCCCTCCAACTGCCGCTTGGTGGGGCGGCTGGTGGGAGAGGCTGGTTCGTACGGTAAAGGAACTGTTAAAACGCACTTTGGGTAAATCTGTATTATCCTATGAAGAACTGTATACTTTAACTTGTGATTGTGAATCCATAATAAATTGTAGGCCCTTAACCTATGTATCAGAAGATCCGCAGGAGTTGATCCCTCTCACACCTGCCATGTTTCTTATCGAGAACCGGAGTTCCAATGTTGAGGATATTGatgaattaaattcattaagtcttaataaaagaataaaatatagaagtAAGTTATTAAAAGACCTACGACAGCGCTTTAGGAAGGAATATCTTGGACAGCTGGTGCAGAAACACAATGAGAAACGATCTCGTGAGCCCTGTGTAGGAGAAATAGTCTTGATAGgagatgataataaaaaacgGTTATTTTGGCCCTTGGCTAAAATTATTGAGTTGATTCCAGGACGTGATGGGAAGATTCGCACTGTTAAACTTAAGACCCAGAATGGTTCAATTTTACGTCCAATTCAACGTATCTTCCCACTAGAAATTCAGGCAGATGAAATGAGCATTACTGTAGATAAGAAACATGGTGTAGAGGAATCGAATTCTGGCGCTGAATGTAAAATCAAAGGTGGCTCAGCACCTGATGAGACCATAATGCAGCGATATACTTCCTCTGGAAGATGTGTAAGATCTCCCAAAAGACttgatttgtttaataatgtattttatgagCTTGAGACTCTCTCTGAGTCTCAACGGGGGGAGGATGTTGTGAAATGA
- the LOC107448025 gene encoding cytochrome c oxidase assembly protein COX18, mitochondrial, which translates to MSILNHSVKRIICCKRLHYKAFNYQFPGNHQFKISYCLASCSFLTTRHFSWTGFYSALSQSTPVLSFQNLLLEVHEITSLPWWAVIMLTTLGIRSIIVFPLSVHQNQVMARLMNINAGLGAKATQLNEEVNIARRMYNWNEEQAKKVFRRQMKKIYQDSVIRDNCHPFKATLLVLIQVPVWICFSVSLRNLTMASSMFNSGFDSLYASFKTEGVLWFPDLTCPDPIFIPLLLLLVNGSLIEIHAMRQIGKGSLFQKVMLNSSRLITIIVALAASINPSSVTFYWLCSSSIGLCQNVLLMAPRVRSILNIPKTGHESATPFLDLAANLRKRFKI; encoded by the exons ATGAGCATCTTGAATCACAgtgttaaaagaattatttgttgCAAAAGACTCCACTATAAGGCATTTAATTACCAGTTTCCTGGTAATCACCAGTTTAAAATCTCATATTGTTTGGCAAGTTGTAGTTTTCTAACCACTCGACATTTTTCTTGGACTGGATTTTATTCAGCTTTATCTCAATCAACTCCtgttttatcatttcaaaacCTTTTACTAGAAGTACATGAAATAACTAGTTTGCCATGGTGGGCTGTTATAATGCTTACTACATTAGGTATTAGATCTATTATTGTATTTCCTTTGAGTGTTCATCAAAATCAAGTTATGGCAAGGTTGATGAATATAAACGCTGGTTTGGGTGCGAAAGCAACTCAATTGAATGAAGAAGTGAATATAGCAAGGAGAATGTATAACTGGAATGAGGAACAagctaaaaaagttttcagaagACAA ATGAAAAAGATTTATCAAGACTCTGTGATACGTGATAACTGTCATCCTTTCAAAGCTACACTTCTTGTTTTGATCCAAGTTCCTGTATGGATCTGTTTTTCAGTGTCTCTGAGAAATTTAACAATGGCTTCAAGCATGTTTAATTCTG GTTTTGATTCTTTATATGCCAGTTTTAAAACTGAAGGTGTTCTATGGTTCCCTGATTTAACTTGTCCTGATCCAATATTCATACCATTACTACTTTTGCTTGTGAATGGTTCTCTTATTGAA atACATGCTATGAGACAAATTGGAAAAGGatctctttttcaaaaagttatgcTCAATAGTTCCagattaattacaattattgtgGCTTTAGCTGCATCCATAAATCCTTCT tcTGTCACTTTTTACTGGCTTTGTTCAAGCTCAATTGGTCTTTGTCAAAATGTGCTCTTAATGGCTCCCCGAGTTAggagtattttaaatatacccAAAACAGGTCATGAAAGTGCAACACCATTTTTGGACCTTGCTGCAAATTTGAGGAagcgatttaaaatttga